One genomic window of Nerophis lumbriciformis linkage group LG31, RoL_Nlum_v2.1, whole genome shotgun sequence includes the following:
- the LOC133574231 gene encoding trace amine-associated receptor 13c-like, protein MMEEYQPELCFPQLINISCKRSMSHWSEGVLLNVLLAIICIITVVLNLLVIISISHFRQLHTPTNLLLLSLAVSDFLVGLLVLPIKIYMRISCWTFGDVLCSLWFYMTVSLTSVSVGNMVLISADRYMAICDPLHYNTKVTVKKVQLYVCLCWFFAFLLCSIISKEGLTHPGKSNSCYGECVIGIDFEGGILDLIVVFIIPLSIIITLYMRVFVVAVSQARAMRSHVTSVKPHSVTVRAKTSELKAARTLSVLVFVFLMCLCPYYSVSLAGDNKILFSLANYFQYVYDLNSLFNPLIYALFYPWFRRAIKHIVTLHILQPGSCGDNIL, encoded by the exons ATGATGGAGGAGTACCAACCAGAGCTCTGCTTTCCACAACTCATCAACATCTCCTGTAAGAGGTCCATGTCTCATTGGTCTGAAGGTGTTCTCTTAAATGTTCTTCTGGCCATCATCTGCATCATCACTGTGGTTCTCAACCTGCTGGTCATCATCTCAATCTCCCACTTCAG GCAGCTACACACTCCtaccaacctcctcctcctctctctcgCAGTATCTGACTTTCTGGTGGGCCTCCTGGTGTTACCGATTAAGATCTACATGAGAATATCCTGCTGGACTTTTGGTGATGTTCTTTGTTCTCTGTGGTTCTACATGACTGTGTCACTGACTTCCGTATCAGTAGGAAACATGGTGCTGATATCTGCTGACCGTTATATGGCTATTTGTGATCCTCTGCATTATAACACCAAAGTAACTGTAAAAAAAGTTCAACTTTATGTTTGTCTTTGTTGGTTTTTTGCTTTTCTCCTCTGTAGCATCATTTCGAAGGAAGGTTTGACTCATCCTGGAAAGTCTAATTCCTGCTATGGAGAGTGTGTTATTGGTATAGACTTCGAAGGTGGGATTCTCGACCTTATAGTGGTATTTATTATTCCTCTCAGCATCATCATCACTCTGTACATGAGAGTGTTTGTGGTTGCTGTGTCTCAGGCCCGAGCCATGCGCTCTCATGTTACATCAGTCAAACCACATTCAGTCACAGTAAGAGCAAAGACATCCGAGTTGAAAGCAGCCAGGACTCTTAGTGTCCTTGTCTTTGTCTTTCTCATGTGTCTCTGTCCATATTATAGTGTTTCTCTTGCAGGTGACAACAAAATACTGTTTTCACTTGCTAATTATTTTCAGTATGTATATGATTTAAACTCCCTTTTTAACCCGTTAATATATGCTTTGTTTTATCCCTGGTTTAGAAGAGCTATTAAACACATTGTCACTCTGCACATACTACAGCCTGGCTCCTGTGGGGACAACATACTGTAA